The Brachyhypopomus gauderio isolate BG-103 unplaced genomic scaffold, BGAUD_0.2 sc131, whole genome shotgun sequence genome has a window encoding:
- the LOC143499238 gene encoding uncharacterized protein LOC143499238 isoform X3, translating into MGMETQGPVHTVGRLTPAQVKTFQKVEPKALGSIQIIIAALCLCLSVSILQIYYEVHFTPDLIVVVVIVLQLLASGSILIHAGRFPSLFWVKTTLVVHLVSAAFSTAALGLLSRHLPYRQDSYHCEHCRRLEIYAVLLIDGLLTTLVLFLVVELAVCIVTILFGLAVLAKGGLQLPGVGQHVVPPAASSQQFIPPSPVEAQVPTVPQQVEVVVREPEPEPGPAEEISTPPTEPQVEPIDSFAEI; encoded by the exons ATGGGGATGGAAACTCAGGGCCCCGTCCACACTGTTGGAAGACTGACCCCTGCACAGGTGAAGACGTTCCAGAAGGTAGAGCCAAAGGCTCTGGGG TCAATCCAGATCATCATTGCTGCCCTGTGCCTGTGCCTGAGTGTTTCCATTCTTCAGATCTACTATGAGGTCCACTTCACTCCAGACCTCATTGTGGTAGTTGTGATTGTTTTGCAG CTACTTGCGTCCGGATCCATCCTGATCCATGCTGGGAGGTTCCCCTCTCTTTTCTGG GtcaaaacgactctggtggtgcACCTGGTGAGCGCCGCCTTCAGCACGGCTGCGCTGGGTCTCCTGTCCCGTCACCTGCCCTACCGTCAGGACTCCTACCACTGCGAGCACTGCAGGAGGCTGGAGATCTACGCCGTG CTCTTGATCGATGGCTTGTTGACCACCCTGGTGCTGTTCCTGGTGGTGGAGTTGGCAGTCTGCATAGTCACCATTCTTTTTGGGCTTGCGGTTCTGGCTAAAGGTGGTCTGCAG TTGCCTGGGGTGGGCCAGCATGTGGTGCCTCCTGCAGCTTCATCCCAGCAGTTCATCCCTCCGTCCCCAGTAGAAGCCCAGGTACCCACAGTACctcagcaggtggaggtggtggtcagagAGCCTGAGCCCGAGCCTGGACCAGCAGAAGAAATCTCGACCCCGCCCACTGAACCTCAGGTGGAGCCTATCGACTCTTTTGCTGAGATCTGA
- the LOC143499238 gene encoding uncharacterized protein LOC143499238 isoform X2: MGMETQGPVHTVGRLTPAQVKTFQKVEPKALGSIQIIIAALCLCLSVSILQIYYEVHFTPDLIVVVVIVLQLLASGSILIHAGRFPSLFWVKTTLVVHLVSAAFSTAALGLLSRHLPYRQDSYHCEHCRRLEIYAVNCYKQCTYTVERTSKLLIDGLLTTLVLFLVVELAVCIVTILFGLAVLAKGGLQLPGVGQHVVPPAASSQQFIPPSPVEAQVPTVPQQVEVVVREPEPEPGPAEEISTPPTEPQVEPIDSFAEI, from the exons ATGGGGATGGAAACTCAGGGCCCCGTCCACACTGTTGGAAGACTGACCCCTGCACAGGTGAAGACGTTCCAGAAGGTAGAGCCAAAGGCTCTGGGG TCAATCCAGATCATCATTGCTGCCCTGTGCCTGTGCCTGAGTGTTTCCATTCTTCAGATCTACTATGAGGTCCACTTCACTCCAGACCTCATTGTGGTAGTTGTGATTGTTTTGCAG CTACTTGCGTCCGGATCCATCCTGATCCATGCTGGGAGGTTCCCCTCTCTTTTCTGG GtcaaaacgactctggtggtgcACCTGGTGAGCGCCGCCTTCAGCACGGCTGCGCTGGGTCTCCTGTCCCGTCACCTGCCCTACCGTCAGGACTCCTACCACTGCGAGCACTGCAGGAGGCTGGAGATCTACGCCGTG AATTGTTACAAGCAGTGCACTTATACGGTCGAAAGAACCAGTAAA CTCTTGATCGATGGCTTGTTGACCACCCTGGTGCTGTTCCTGGTGGTGGAGTTGGCAGTCTGCATAGTCACCATTCTTTTTGGGCTTGCGGTTCTGGCTAAAGGTGGTCTGCAG TTGCCTGGGGTGGGCCAGCATGTGGTGCCTCCTGCAGCTTCATCCCAGCAGTTCATCCCTCCGTCCCCAGTAGAAGCCCAGGTACCCACAGTACctcagcaggtggaggtggtggtcagagAGCCTGAGCCCGAGCCTGGACCAGCAGAAGAAATCTCGACCCCGCCCACTGAACCTCAGGTGGAGCCTATCGACTCTTTTGCTGAGATCTGA
- the LOC143499238 gene encoding uncharacterized protein LOC143499238 isoform X1, whose product MGMETQGPVHTVGRLTPAQVKTFQKVEPKALGSIQIIIAALCLCLSVSILQIYYEVHFTPDLIVVVVIVLQLLASGSILIHAGRFPSLFWVKTTLVVHLVSAAFSTAALGLLSRHLPYRQDSYHCEHCRRLEIYAVQQNCYKQCTYTVERTSKLLIDGLLTTLVLFLVVELAVCIVTILFGLAVLAKGGLQLPGVGQHVVPPAASSQQFIPPSPVEAQVPTVPQQVEVVVREPEPEPGPAEEISTPPTEPQVEPIDSFAEI is encoded by the exons ATGGGGATGGAAACTCAGGGCCCCGTCCACACTGTTGGAAGACTGACCCCTGCACAGGTGAAGACGTTCCAGAAGGTAGAGCCAAAGGCTCTGGGG TCAATCCAGATCATCATTGCTGCCCTGTGCCTGTGCCTGAGTGTTTCCATTCTTCAGATCTACTATGAGGTCCACTTCACTCCAGACCTCATTGTGGTAGTTGTGATTGTTTTGCAG CTACTTGCGTCCGGATCCATCCTGATCCATGCTGGGAGGTTCCCCTCTCTTTTCTGG GtcaaaacgactctggtggtgcACCTGGTGAGCGCCGCCTTCAGCACGGCTGCGCTGGGTCTCCTGTCCCGTCACCTGCCCTACCGTCAGGACTCCTACCACTGCGAGCACTGCAGGAGGCTGGAGATCTACGCCGTG CAACAGAATTGTTACAAGCAGTGCACTTATACGGTCGAAAGAACCAGTAAA CTCTTGATCGATGGCTTGTTGACCACCCTGGTGCTGTTCCTGGTGGTGGAGTTGGCAGTCTGCATAGTCACCATTCTTTTTGGGCTTGCGGTTCTGGCTAAAGGTGGTCTGCAG TTGCCTGGGGTGGGCCAGCATGTGGTGCCTCCTGCAGCTTCATCCCAGCAGTTCATCCCTCCGTCCCCAGTAGAAGCCCAGGTACCCACAGTACctcagcaggtggaggtggtggtcagagAGCCTGAGCCCGAGCCTGGACCAGCAGAAGAAATCTCGACCCCGCCCACTGAACCTCAGGTGGAGCCTATCGACTCTTTTGCTGAGATCTGA